The Syntrophales bacterium genome has a segment encoding these proteins:
- the rpsP gene encoding 30S ribosomal protein S16 — MAVKIRLARMGAKNKPFYRIVVADVESSRDGRFIEIVGNYDPKKDPAEVNLKEDRIVDWLSKGAKPTLTVSQLLKKKGIIIS; from the coding sequence ATGGCAGTAAAAATAAGATTGGCACGAATGGGTGCAAAAAACAAACCTTTTTACAGAATTGTTGTTGCTGATGTCGAATCTTCCAGAGATGGAAGATTTATTGAAATTGTTGGGAATTATGATCCTAAGAAGGATCCGGCAGAGGTTAACTTGAAAGAGGATCGAATTGTCGATTGGCTGTCAAAGGGTGCCAAGCCAACATTAACCGTTTCCCAGTTACTCAAAAAAAAGGGGATTATTATAAGCTGA
- a CDS encoding KH domain-containing protein, protein MKDLVKYIAQALVDSPEVVEVSEIQGERTSVLELRVAKEDLGKVIGKQGKTAKAMRTILSAASAKLRKRTVLEIIE, encoded by the coding sequence ATGAAAGATTTGGTAAAGTATATTGCTCAAGCATTGGTAGATAGTCCCGAAGTGGTAGAGGTTTCCGAAATACAAGGTGAAAGGACTTCCGTGCTCGAACTGAGGGTTGCAAAGGAAGACCTGGGCAAGGTTATTGGCAAACAGGGAAAAACCGCAAAAGCTATGAGGACGATTTTGAGTGCAGCATCAGCTAAGCTTCGCAAAAGGACAGTATTGGAGATTATTGAATAA